A DNA window from Mariprofundus aestuarium contains the following coding sequences:
- a CDS encoding lysophospholipid acyltransferase family protein yields the protein MLAIRSALFNACFMILTPLFSLLVILFRPFGFSASWLWAKMWSNTIFLLLRLLCGIRIIIEGKEFMPDEPCVVMAKHQSAAETVAMPILVPPYTWILKRELFNIPFFGWALALMGTIGIRRGSPREAIKQVIHDGRDMLEKGRWVVIFPEGTRSEAGSTGKYQPGGVILAHKAESGILPMAHNAGALWPKRGFIKKPGTITFRFLPYITAEEVNSVHRTELLKRLERDIESATRELGG from the coding sequence ATGCTGGCCATACGATCAGCCCTGTTTAACGCCTGTTTTATGATTCTTACGCCGCTCTTCTCGCTGCTGGTTATCCTGTTTCGTCCGTTTGGCTTTTCAGCATCATGGCTGTGGGCAAAAATGTGGTCGAACACCATATTCCTGCTGCTAAGGCTGCTTTGCGGCATTCGCATTATAATCGAGGGTAAAGAGTTTATGCCCGATGAGCCTTGCGTGGTGATGGCCAAACATCAGTCGGCTGCGGAAACCGTGGCGATGCCGATTCTTGTGCCACCCTATACCTGGATCCTGAAGCGTGAACTGTTCAACATTCCCTTCTTCGGCTGGGCGCTGGCACTGATGGGGACTATCGGCATCCGTCGCGGATCCCCGCGTGAAGCGATTAAACAGGTGATTCACGATGGCAGGGATATGCTGGAGAAGGGGCGCTGGGTGGTTATTTTCCCCGAAGGGACGCGTTCGGAAGCCGGCAGTACGGGTAAATACCAGCCCGGCGGCGTGATCCTCGCCCACAAGGCGGAGTCCGGCATCCTGCCTATGGCACACAATGCCGGTGCGTTGTGGCCAAAACGCGGTTTTATTAAGAAACCCGGCACGATCACATTCCGTTTCCTGCCCTATATCACTGCGGAGGAGGTTAATTCCGTCCACCGAACTGAACTGCTTAAAAGGCTGGAGCGGGACATAGAGTCAGCCACCCGTGAACTGGGCGGATGA
- a CDS encoding DUF4389 domain-containing protein has translation MSDDLKENVMDTNIWIRLVFMLLFAVIFAATRVILVAVIAIQFLWVLFTSNKNEQLLSFGSQLATFLYQIYRYLSFNTEKRPFPFDEFPSSAALLDDAVAEDEAPAPEETSVQPTEKVEPEVAAESPASQSEERKEPEIAMPAEDAPEADEPVDTASESGIESEVKKD, from the coding sequence ATGAGTGATGATCTGAAAGAAAATGTCATGGATACTAATATCTGGATACGGCTGGTATTCATGCTGCTGTTCGCAGTTATTTTCGCCGCTACGCGCGTGATTCTGGTGGCTGTCATTGCCATTCAGTTTCTCTGGGTGCTTTTCACCAGTAATAAAAATGAGCAACTGCTCTCATTCGGCAGTCAACTGGCTACCTTTCTCTACCAGATCTACCGTTACCTGAGCTTCAATACCGAGAAACGCCCGTTTCCATTCGATGAGTTCCCATCCTCCGCTGCACTGCTTGATGATGCCGTAGCTGAAGATGAGGCTCCTGCCCCGGAAGAAACTTCGGTTCAGCCGACTGAAAAGGTCGAGCCTGAAGTGGCCGCAGAATCTCCAGCATCTCAATCTGAAGAGAGGAAGGAGCCCGAGATCGCCATGCCTGCGGAAGATGCGCCAGAAGCTGATGAGCCTGTTGATACGGCTTCAGAAAGCGGCATCGAAAGCGAAGTGAAAAAGGACTAA